The DNA window ACCAGCACGGGATTGATTTCGATTTCCGAAACTTGGCCGCGATAAGCCGCCGCGAGCAGCGACACTTGCGAGATCAATTCCGCCAGCGCCGGGATATCGGCTTTCGCGGCACCCCTGAAGCCATTGAGCAAGGGTGATGCCTTGAGTTCGGCCAGCATGGCCGCGGCCTCGATCGCGCCTACCGGCGCCGGGCGGTAGATCACGTCCCTGAACAATTCGGTGGTGATGCCGCCGAGGCCGACCATGATCATGGGGCCGAAGGTTTTATCCAGCAGCGTGCCGATGATGATCTCGACGCCCTTCTTCGCCATCGGGCCGACCAGCACGCCCTGAATCGCTGCCTTCGGCCGGTGCCTGTGGGCGTCGTCCTGCAGCGCCTGATAGGCGATGAACGCCTCGCCCTTGGTCGTGATATTGACGCGCACGCCGCCGACTTCGCTCTTGTGCGGAATATCCGGCGACTGGATCTTCATGACCAGCGGAAAGCCGACGCGGGCGATCGCACTGTCGAGCGCGCTTCGCTCCGTCACCAGCACCTCGTCGGGCAACGCAATGCCGGCCTCGCGCAGCAGCGACTTGCTGTCGGATTCGGACAGCACAGCGGATTTCAGATGCGTGGAGAGATCGCGCCGCGGCAACGCCGCAACATCGACCGGCGGCGCAAGCTTGAACTTCGAATAGTCGACCATCCGCCGCAACGCCACGCCGGCATGCGTCAACCCCGACAGCACGATGACGCCCGACGCCGCCAGTTCATTGCGCGCGAAGTGCGAAGGCAGCGTGTAGGAGTAGAACACGATCGGCTTGTTCTGGGCTGATATGACCGGCTTCAACTCCGCCTGCTTGAACGGCATTCGCGTGTCGCTAGACAGCGACAGCACCACCAGCATGGCGTCGACCTCGTTGGATACGTCGAGCAGATCGATGCTCTTCTGCAGCCCGCCGGAGTGCACGCCCTGCGCGGTGACGTCGATCGGATTGCGCGCGGCACCATAGGATGGCAGCAGTTTCATGATTTCGGCCTGGATCGGCGCCGACAATTCCGGCACCTGCAGGCCCTGCATGGAAACCGTATCCGCGCCCCAGATGCCGGCGCCGCCGGACACCGTGAGCACGGCGACGCGGTCGCCCTTGGGCAGGGGATTGGTGGTCAGCACGGCGGCGATAGTGACGGCCTCGTCGAGATCGTTGGAGACGATAAAGCCGTATTTGGCAAACACCGCGTCATAGGCCGTGGACCAGCCGGCCATGCTGGCGGTATGCGAGGCGGCGGCGCGCTCGCCGGCGCCGGAGCGGCCGACCTTCGTCACGATGACGGGTTTGCCGGTCTCGGCGGCACGACGGGCGGCGGCGAGGAATTGGTCGACGTCCCTGATGCCTTCGATAAACAGCAGGATCACGTCGGTCGAGGAGTCCTGCACCATGTAATCCAGGAACTCGCCGGCGCCGAGATCGGATTCGTTGCCGGCGCTGATGACGTAGCTGAGCGCGATGCCGAGCGCTTTGGCGCGGTGATAGATCGCAAAGCCGATGCCGCCGCTTTGCGCGACGATGCCGATGCGCCTGGCTGTCGCGAGCAGCCGCGGCTCGTTGGGCTTGACGTCGACGGTCGGGCTGAAGGTGGCGGCGACGTGCTGGGCTTCGCTGTAAAAGCCTTCGGCGTTGGGACCGGAGATGCGCATGCCGGTCCTTTTGGCAAGATCGGCGATAGCATCCTGCATCGCGGCGCTGTCGCCACCCTCTTCGGCAAAACCCGAGGATATAATGACTGCGTTCCTGACGCCGGCGGCGGCGCATTGCTCGAGCGCTCCAAGCACGGCGCGCGCCGGAATGATGACGATGGCAAGGTCGATCTTTTGCCCGACATCGGCGATTGAGGGAAAGCATTTCAGCCCGTCGATATCGCCGTAATTCGGATTGATCGGGTAAAGCTTTCCCGGAAAACCGTTCTTGCGCAGCATCGACAACAGTCGCCCCGGAATTTTCTCCAGGTCGCGCGAGGCGCCGATCAGCGCGATGCTGTCGGGCGCGAAGAAGGAGTCGAGCGGATGCGGCATGGGAGGATCCTTTTTATTCTTGCTTGGCGGACTGAGTTTCACACCGTCATTGCGAGCGCAGCGAAGCAATCCATGGCCAATCCCGGGAAAGATGGATTGCTTCGTCGCTCCGCTCCTCGCAATGACGGCAAAAATGAACCCGCGCTTTCTCTATCCGTCATGGCCGGGCTTGTCCCGGCCATCTACGTCTTACTTGCTGCCCGACCTTAAGACGTGGATGCCCGGGACAAGCCCGGGCATGACGAGTTACGCTCACGCCGCGAGACTGAAGGTCACGCCGCCGAGATCGAATGAATCGCCCTTGACCACATAACCCTTCTTCTTCGCGGCGTCGCGCACGGCGGCGATATCGTCGACCCGAAACGTCAGCCCGCTCATGATCTCGCTGACGCCCTTGACGAAGCGGAAGCGGCAATTGGGAAGTCTCAGCTCGGGCTCGCCGGCCTGATTTGTGGTGACCGCGATCTCGATGATCCGTCCCCAGTGCTCAGCCAGGCCGCGGGGATCCGGACCTTGCATCTCGACGCCGGTGAGGGCCTGCGTCACATCCTTGCGGATCGATTTCGACCAGTCCGGTCCGGCCGGCGGATAGGGCCCGAGAATGTCGTCGCTGCCGTCGGTGTGATTGAATTCGATGAACGCCGCGCGGCAATCGCGCGGATGCAGCTGCACGCCGCGATAGGGCGAATGATCGATGACGTTGGCGATCCGCACGCCGATTGTCCCGGCGTGTTTTCCGCGCGCGTCGGGATCGTCGCAGCAGAAGATCGCCATGTAACCGCCGTGGCCGCCGGTCTTGTCGAGAAAGCGCCCTGCCGCGGTGCCGGGCTGAAATGGCGCTACCACTTCCAGCAGGATGGTATCGACCGGCAGCAGCGCGTTCTCCAGGCCGTATTTGGCGACGTTGCCGTCGCGGTAGCAGACGTTGAGCCCCATGATCCCGGCGATATCTCCGACCACGGGTTCGAGACGCGGCGCCACCAGGCAGATCTGCCGCAGCCTGATATAACCAGCCATTTTATTGGCCTCGGCCATTTTCAATGGCCGGAGAAAACGGGCTTGCGCTTTTCGACGAACGCCTTGGCGGCTTCCTTGTGGTCGGCGGTCTCGCCGGCGCGGGTGTGATGGATCGCCTCGGCGTCGAAACAGGCCTCGAGCGAAAGATGCTCGGCGTTGTTGATGTTACGCTTGATGTAACCCAGCGTCACCGACGGGCCCTGCGCCAGCGACATCGCCAACTCGTGCGCTCTCGCGTCGACCTCGGCGTCGGGCACGACTGATGTCACCATGCCCAGCGCAAGCGCTTCCTGCGCCGTCAGCACCGGCGAGGTCAGGTAGAGCTCGCGCGCCTTGGTGCTGCCGAGCATCTGGGTCAGGAAATAGGTGCCGCCGTAATCGCCTGACAACCCGACCTTGGCAAATGCGGTGGTGATTTTCACGGACGCGGAGGCGACGCGAAGGTCGCAGGCCAGCGCGATCGAAAGCCCGGCGCCGGCAGCGGCGCCATCGAGCTGCGCCACCACGGGTTTCGGCATCTGGTGCAGCAAGCGGGAGACTTCCATGCCACGGCGAAGGTTGGCCATCTTGGCTTCGAATGGCAGCGGCGCCCGCCCCTCCGCCATCGATTTCACGTCGCCGCCGACACAGAACGTGCCGCCCGCACCTTTCACCAGCACGGCACGGACCTCATGATCCTCCGCCGCGCGCCGCGCCGCCTCGACCAGCCCCCGCGTCATGTCCGGATTGAGCGCGTTGCGCCGGTCAGGCCGGTTCATGGTGATGGTGAGCAGGCCGGAATCGAGTTTTTGCAGGACCATATCGTTCATGAGGAGTTGCCTTCGTTGTTATTGGTTGTTGGTATTGCAACTGTCATTCCGGGATGGTGCGTTAGCACCAGACCCGGAATCCAAGGATTCCCCGATGTGCAATTGCACATCTGAGGTTCGCGCTTTGCGCGCCCCGGAATGACTGCGTGACTTCGTCACTCCTTCACTTCTTTACCAACGGGCAGCGTGACAGTTCGAGCGACTGGAACGCCTCGTTCCCCGGGACGGTCGCCAAGAGCTTGTAGTCGTCCCAGCGGCCTTTCGACTCCGACGGCTTCTTGACCTCGAACAGATACATGTCGTGCACCATGCGGCCGTCTTCGCGGATCCGGCCGTTCTTGGCGAAGAAGTCGTTGATCGGGGTGTCCTTCATGATCTTCATCACGGCGGCCGGGTCGGTGGTGCCCGCGGCCTTCACCGCCTGCAGATAATGTATGACCGACGAATAGACCCCCGCCTGCGCCGAGGTCGGCACCCGCTTGGTGCGCGCCATGAAACGCTTGGAGAAGGCCCGGGTGTCGTCGTTGAGATCCCAGTAGAAGGCTTCGGCGAGCAACAACCCCTGCGCGGTTTCAAGTCCGACGCTGTCGATATCGGTGACGAAGGCCAGCAGCGGCGACATCTTCTGGCCACCCTTCGTGACGCCGAACTCGGCGCCCTGCTTGATCGCGTTGATGGTGTCGCCGCCGGCATTGGCGAGCCCGATCACCTTGGCCTTCGAAGCCTGCGCCTGCAGCAGATAGGACGAGAAGTCCGAGGTGTTGAGCGGATGCCGGACGCTGCCCAATACCTTGCCGCCGGACTTCAGCACGACATTGGTGGTGTCCTTTTCCAGATCCTGGCCGAAGGCGTAGTCGGCGGTGAGGAAGAACCAGGTGTCGAGTCCCGATTTGACCGCGGCAAGCCCGGTCACGTTGGCCTGGGCGAAAGTGTCGAACACATAATGCACGGTGTAGGGCCCGCAGGCCTCGTTGCTGAGGCGGATCGATCCGGGGCCGGAGAACATGATGATCTTGTTGCGCGCCTTGGCGATCTCGCCGGCGGCCAGCGCGGTCGCGGACGCCGCGACGTCGTAGATCATCTCGACGCCCTGATTGTCGAACATGTCGCGGGCGATGTTGGCGGCCAGATCGGCCTTGTTGAGATGATCGGCGGCGATGATTTCGATCTTGCGGCCCAGCACCTCGCCGCCGAAATCTTCCGCCGCCATCTTCGCAGCGGTCTCGCTGCCGGGGCCGGTGATGTCGGCGTAGAGACCGGACATGTCGAGGATGCCGCCGAGTTTGAGCGGAGGCTTGCTTTGGGCCCATGCCGCGCCGGCGGCGAGCACCAGCAC is part of the Bradyrhizobium erythrophlei genome and encodes:
- a CDS encoding enoyl-CoA hydratase — translated: MNDMVLQKLDSGLLTITMNRPDRRNALNPDMTRGLVEAARRAAEDHEVRAVLVKGAGGTFCVGGDVKSMAEGRAPLPFEAKMANLRRGMEVSRLLHQMPKPVVAQLDGAAAGAGLSIALACDLRVASASVKITTAFAKVGLSGDYGGTYFLTQMLGSTKARELYLTSPVLTAQEALALGMVTSVVPDAEVDARAHELAMSLAQGPSVTLGYIKRNINNAEHLSLEACFDAEAIHHTRAGETADHKEAAKAFVEKRKPVFSGH
- a CDS encoding acetate--CoA ligase family protein, producing MPHPLDSFFAPDSIALIGASRDLEKIPGRLLSMLRKNGFPGKLYPINPNYGDIDGLKCFPSIADVGQKIDLAIVIIPARAVLGALEQCAAAGVRNAVIISSGFAEEGGDSAAMQDAIADLAKRTGMRISGPNAEGFYSEAQHVAATFSPTVDVKPNEPRLLATARRIGIVAQSGGIGFAIYHRAKALGIALSYVISAGNESDLGAGEFLDYMVQDSSTDVILLFIEGIRDVDQFLAAARRAAETGKPVIVTKVGRSGAGERAAASHTASMAGWSTAYDAVFAKYGFIVSNDLDEAVTIAAVLTTNPLPKGDRVAVLTVSGGAGIWGADTVSMQGLQVPELSAPIQAEIMKLLPSYGAARNPIDVTAQGVHSGGLQKSIDLLDVSNEVDAMLVVLSLSSDTRMPFKQAELKPVISAQNKPIVFYSYTLPSHFARNELAASGVIVLSGLTHAGVALRRMVDYSKFKLAPPVDVAALPRRDLSTHLKSAVLSESDSKSLLREAGIALPDEVLVTERSALDSAIARVGFPLVMKIQSPDIPHKSEVGGVRVNITTKGEAFIAYQALQDDAHRHRPKAAIQGVLVGPMAKKGVEIIIGTLLDKTFGPMIMVGLGGITTELFRDVIYRPAPVGAIEAAAMLAELKASPLLNGFRGAAKADIPALAELISQVSLLAAAYRGQVSEIEINPVLVHPQGQGVTIVDALVVGKK
- a CDS encoding ABC transporter substrate-binding protein — translated: MKRVLSGVLASVLVLAAGAAWAQSKPPLKLGGILDMSGLYADITGPGSETAAKMAAEDFGGEVLGRKIEIIAADHLNKADLAANIARDMFDNQGVEMIYDVAASATALAAGEIAKARNKIIMFSGPGSIRLSNEACGPYTVHYVFDTFAQANVTGLAAVKSGLDTWFFLTADYAFGQDLEKDTTNVVLKSGGKVLGSVRHPLNTSDFSSYLLQAQASKAKVIGLANAGGDTINAIKQGAEFGVTKGGQKMSPLLAFVTDIDSVGLETAQGLLLAEAFYWDLNDDTRAFSKRFMARTKRVPTSAQAGVYSSVIHYLQAVKAAGTTDPAAVMKIMKDTPINDFFAKNGRIREDGRMVHDMYLFEVKKPSESKGRWDDYKLLATVPGNEAFQSLELSRCPLVKK